One genomic region from Streptomyces sp. NBC_01431 encodes:
- a CDS encoding cellulase family glycosylhydrolase → MNDPQQAPRPRGRRSGGTVGILVTLVTAISLACGNAIAAPFDQPQPAAEAAAAKVPHDPMAAVTQMQPSWNLGNTLDALPDETSWGNPLTTKATFDGLRSQGFRSVRIPVSWYPHQSETAPYTIDPAWMKRVKQVVDWALEDGLYVEINVHHDSWKWILNMSTDHANVMARFNSTWQQIATTFKNEPRTLLMESVNEPQFSNATDAQKTQYLRELNTSFHSIVRNSGGRNKDRLLVLPSEETNSAQHWLDDLSTTMKSLHDRNLVATVHYYSWYPFSVNIANGTTYDATSQKDLTEGFARVHDTFVAKGIPVYLGEYGLLTSPYSGVVERGEMLKYFEHVNYVARTNGMTTAVWDASNDFLNRSTMRWQVPEMEALIKSSWTTRSGTASTDNVFLPASGPITAQTITLNRNGLRFAGLWQGNVPLIPFRDYTLNGDQLTLTAVALTRLAGDRAHGVTATLQVRYSGGVPWKLFVRSYDKAVLSGATGTADGLTIPTRFNGSLMANVESTYADGTAAGPASWTTYQSFDNYRVGYGANTTTVKADFLKSLKDGAPVTLTFRFWTGATVTYHVTKSGNTVTGTAS, encoded by the coding sequence GTGAACGACCCACAACAGGCCCCGCGCCCGCGCGGCCGGCGGTCCGGCGGGACGGTCGGCATCCTGGTGACGCTGGTCACCGCGATCAGCCTCGCCTGCGGCAACGCCATAGCCGCGCCCTTCGACCAGCCCCAGCCGGCAGCCGAGGCGGCAGCGGCCAAGGTCCCGCACGACCCGATGGCCGCCGTGACCCAGATGCAGCCGAGCTGGAACCTCGGCAACACCTTGGACGCGCTACCCGACGAGACCTCCTGGGGCAACCCCCTCACCACCAAGGCGACGTTCGACGGCCTCCGGTCGCAGGGCTTCCGCAGCGTCCGCATCCCCGTCAGCTGGTACCCCCACCAGTCCGAGACCGCTCCCTACACCATCGACCCGGCGTGGATGAAGCGGGTCAAGCAGGTGGTCGACTGGGCCCTGGAGGACGGCCTCTACGTCGAGATCAACGTCCACCACGACTCGTGGAAGTGGATCTTGAACATGTCCACCGACCACGCCAACGTCATGGCGAGGTTCAACTCGACCTGGCAGCAGATCGCCACCACCTTCAAGAACGAGCCGCGCACGCTACTCATGGAGAGCGTCAACGAGCCGCAGTTCTCCAACGCGACCGACGCCCAGAAGACTCAGTACCTGCGGGAACTCAACACCTCGTTCCACAGCATCGTGCGCAACTCCGGCGGGCGGAACAAGGACCGCCTGCTCGTCCTGCCCTCCGAGGAGACCAACTCCGCCCAGCACTGGCTCGACGACCTGTCGACGACGATGAAATCGCTGCACGACCGCAACCTCGTGGCGACCGTGCACTACTACAGCTGGTACCCATTCAGCGTGAACATCGCCAACGGGACGACCTACGACGCCACGAGCCAGAAGGACCTGACCGAAGGCTTCGCCCGGGTGCACGACACCTTCGTCGCCAAGGGCATCCCCGTCTACCTCGGCGAATACGGCCTGCTCACTTCGCCCTACTCCGGCGTCGTCGAGCGTGGGGAGATGCTGAAGTACTTCGAGCACGTCAACTACGTGGCCCGAACCAACGGGATGACCACCGCGGTCTGGGACGCCTCCAACGACTTCCTGAACCGCAGCACCATGCGGTGGCAGGTCCCCGAGATGGAGGCCCTGATCAAGTCGTCCTGGACCACTCGCTCGGGCACCGCCTCCACTGACAACGTCTTCCTTCCGGCCTCCGGCCCCATCACGGCGCAGACCATCACGCTGAACCGCAACGGGCTCCGGTTCGCGGGGCTGTGGCAGGGCAATGTCCCGCTGATCCCGTTCCGCGACTACACCCTCAACGGCGACCAGCTCACGCTGACGGCAGTCGCCCTCACCCGGCTGGCCGGGGACCGTGCCCACGGGGTCACCGCGACCCTCCAGGTCCGGTACTCCGGCGGAGTCCCCTGGAAGCTCTTCGTGCGCTCGTACGACAAAGCGGTGCTGTCCGGCGCCACCGGAACGGCCGACGGCCTCACCATCCCGACCCGGTTCAACGGGTCCCTGATGGCCAACGTGGAGTCCACCTACGCCGACGGCACTGCCGCCGGCCCGGCCTCCTGGACCACGTACCAGTCGTTCGACAACTACCGCGTCGGCTACGGCGCCAACACCACCACCGTCAAGGCCGACTTCCTCAAGTCGCTGAAGGACGGCGCCCCGGTGACGCTCACCTTCCGCTTCTGGACCGGCGCCACCGTCACGTACCACGTGACCAAGTCCGGCAACACGGTCACCGGCACCGCCTCCTGA
- a CDS encoding glycoside hydrolase family 43 protein translates to MSDQSQQGATVPNPVIPGFHPDPSVCRAGDDYYLVCSSFEYFPGIPVFHSRDLVNWTQIGNALDRTSQLHLPRGMSSSAGIYAPTLRHHDDRFWLIVTNVSDSGNMLFTATDPAGPWSDPVRLPGVPGIDPDLAWDEDGTCWCTVAGVSQVRIDPHTGETFSEPHSLWSGTPGALAPEAPHLYRIGGYWYLLIAEGGTERGHGVSIARGRTPSGPFEPCPANPILTHRGTPRPIQNTGHADLVQAPDGSWWMVLLGVRPRGGTPGWHVLGRETFLAPVEWVDGWPVVGDLSPELPTPAWPLHPGPTAPVRDDFDHAELHPRWISLRERPERLCTTKEPSGWLTLRAAGASLDDNDVVFVGRRQQHLACRARTLIDPADGRGGLAVRLDEEHHYEIEAGAGEVTVYARIGSLRAEVASRPLPEGAVVLGVEIAPPRDARTGPDALSFGFEEPDGTFTTLAVLDGRHLSTEVAGGFTGRVIGMYAATGTAHFDWFDYEPLPHS, encoded by the coding sequence GTGTCAGATCAGTCCCAGCAGGGCGCCACCGTCCCCAACCCGGTGATCCCCGGCTTCCATCCCGACCCCAGCGTCTGCCGCGCGGGCGACGACTACTACCTCGTCTGCTCCAGCTTCGAGTACTTCCCCGGCATCCCCGTCTTCCACAGCCGCGACCTGGTGAACTGGACGCAGATCGGCAACGCCCTTGACCGGACGAGCCAGCTGCACCTCCCTCGCGGCATGTCCTCCTCCGCCGGAATCTACGCCCCCACCCTGCGCCACCACGACGACCGCTTCTGGCTGATCGTCACCAACGTCAGCGACAGCGGCAACATGCTCTTCACCGCCACCGACCCGGCCGGCCCGTGGTCCGACCCGGTCCGGCTGCCCGGAGTCCCCGGCATCGACCCGGACCTCGCCTGGGACGAGGATGGCACCTGCTGGTGCACCGTCGCCGGAGTCTCACAGGTCCGCATCGACCCACACACCGGCGAGACCTTCAGCGAGCCGCACTCGCTCTGGTCCGGCACCCCCGGCGCCCTGGCACCCGAGGCCCCGCACCTGTACCGGATCGGCGGGTACTGGTACCTGCTCATCGCCGAGGGCGGCACCGAACGCGGTCACGGCGTGTCCATCGCCCGCGGCCGCACGCCCTCCGGCCCGTTCGAGCCGTGCCCGGCCAACCCGATCCTGACCCATCGCGGCACCCCCCGCCCGATCCAGAACACCGGGCACGCCGACCTCGTCCAGGCGCCCGACGGCTCCTGGTGGATGGTGTTGCTCGGCGTACGGCCGCGCGGCGGCACCCCCGGCTGGCACGTACTGGGCCGGGAGACCTTCCTCGCGCCGGTCGAGTGGGTGGACGGCTGGCCGGTCGTCGGCGACCTTTCCCCCGAACTGCCCACCCCCGCCTGGCCGTTGCACCCCGGTCCCACCGCCCCGGTCCGGGACGACTTCGACCACGCCGAGCTGCACCCCCGCTGGATCTCGCTGCGCGAGCGGCCGGAGCGGCTCTGCACCACGAAGGAACCATCCGGCTGGCTGACCCTCCGCGCCGCCGGCGCCTCTCTCGACGACAACGACGTCGTGTTCGTCGGCCGACGCCAGCAGCACCTGGCCTGCCGCGCCCGCACGCTGATCGACCCCGCCGACGGGCGCGGCGGCCTGGCCGTCCGACTGGACGAGGAGCACCACTACGAGATCGAGGCGGGCGCCGGCGAGGTGACGGTGTACGCCCGCATCGGCTCGCTGCGCGCCGAGGTCGCCTCCCGGCCGTTGCCCGAGGGAGCGGTGGTGCTCGGCGTCGAGATCGCGCCCCCGCGAGACGCGCGGACCGGGCCGGACGCCCTCTCCTTCGGCTTCGAGGAGCCGGACGGCACGTTCACCACCCTCGCCGTGCTCGACGGGCGCCACCTCTCCACCGAGGTGGCCGGCGGCTTCACCGGCCGGGTCATCGGCATGTACGCCGCGACCGGTACCGCCCACTTCGATTGGTTCGACTATGAGCCTCTCCCGCATTCCTGA
- a CDS encoding cellulose-binding protein — protein MAALSLALTGAPAAASSVSVSVDAALQLATIPATGVGANVAVYDGTMNSSATPGLLGAAGMGAVRYPGGSYADIYHWQTGTAEGGRYVAPNTGFDAFMGTMRTAGAQPVITANYGSGTPQEAADWVRYANVTKGYGVKYWEVGNEVYGNGEYGGAWETDNHSSHSATTYATNLVKYISAMKAVDPNIKIGAVLTTPGGWPDGIVGPGDTMDWNHTVLSIAGSKIDYAIVHTYPGSTSPADLLTKPAEVPGTAGTVRSLINQYAGTNAPNVGIAVTEANATNYRTTSPNGLFAPDEYLTWMENGAFNVDWWALRNGTDCSNLSTVEGATEYNDYGMLSGGASCEPALNTPFPAYYGTQMITKLGAPGDTLVKAGSSSSLLSSHAVRRANGDVDVMLINKDPNNAATVNLAYTGFTLSSTTPTVHSYLKNGHSISTAQSGSPTTQTVPAYGITVVQMHPTSAS, from the coding sequence GTGGCGGCTCTGTCGCTCGCGCTCACCGGCGCGCCCGCCGCCGCAAGCTCCGTGTCGGTGTCGGTGGACGCCGCCCTGCAGCTCGCCACCATCCCCGCCACCGGCGTCGGAGCCAACGTCGCGGTCTATGACGGCACGATGAACTCCTCCGCCACCCCCGGTCTGCTCGGCGCCGCCGGCATGGGCGCCGTCCGCTACCCCGGCGGCAGCTACGCCGACATCTACCACTGGCAGACCGGCACCGCCGAGGGTGGCCGCTACGTCGCCCCGAACACCGGCTTCGACGCCTTCATGGGCACCATGCGTACCGCAGGCGCGCAGCCGGTCATCACCGCCAACTACGGCTCCGGCACGCCCCAGGAGGCCGCCGACTGGGTGCGGTACGCGAACGTCACCAAGGGCTACGGCGTCAAGTACTGGGAGGTCGGCAACGAGGTCTACGGCAACGGCGAGTACGGCGGCGCCTGGGAGACCGACAACCACAGCAGCCACAGCGCCACGACCTACGCGACCAACCTGGTGAAGTACATCTCGGCGATGAAGGCGGTCGACCCCAACATCAAGATCGGCGCCGTGCTGACCACCCCCGGCGGCTGGCCGGACGGCATCGTGGGGCCGGGCGACACGATGGACTGGAACCACACCGTCCTGTCGATCGCCGGCTCAAAGATCGACTACGCGATCGTGCACACCTACCCCGGCAGCACCAGCCCGGCCGACCTGCTCACCAAGCCGGCCGAGGTCCCGGGCACCGCGGGCACCGTGCGCTCACTGATCAACCAGTACGCCGGGACCAACGCCCCCAACGTCGGCATCGCGGTGACCGAGGCCAACGCCACCAACTACCGGACCACCTCCCCGAATGGCCTGTTCGCCCCGGACGAGTACCTCACCTGGATGGAGAACGGCGCGTTCAACGTGGACTGGTGGGCCCTGCGCAACGGCACCGACTGCTCCAACCTGAGCACCGTCGAGGGCGCCACCGAGTACAACGACTACGGAATGCTCTCCGGCGGCGCCTCCTGCGAGCCGGCCCTGAACACCCCCTTCCCCGCCTATTACGGCACCCAGATGATCACCAAGCTCGGCGCGCCCGGTGACACGCTGGTCAAGGCGGGGAGCTCGTCCTCACTGCTCTCCTCGCACGCCGTCCGCCGCGCCAACGGCGACGTGGACGTCATGTTGATCAACAAGGACCCGAACAACGCCGCCACGGTGAACCTCGCCTACACCGGGTTCACCCTGTCCTCCACCACCCCGACCGTCCACTCCTACCTGAAGAACGGCCACTCGATCAGCACGGCCCAGAGCGGCAGCCCGACCACCCAGACCGTGCCCGCCTACGGCATCACGGTCGTCCAGATGCACCCGACCAGCGCGAGCTGA
- a CDS encoding glycoside hydrolase family 36 protein, with the protein MPDPHETIRWGHHALELEIGLGEHGTPRLVRIGTPGERGTDPRPGAPLPLVEVTTAGLGRHWSGRHLIDTALGSRLRHRSHRATRDGDWHVLTVELHEPETGLTAEAVYRSPDGLPVLRSEVVLRNEGAATLHLESVGSLVAGCLTGGDLAALDSADLLWAENDWLAECRWQHRPLRVSSPARNGRFHYLAGRNTHVVAGQGVWSSCGHLPMGGLTDRVSGRTWLWQIEHNGGGWRWECGVRDETAYTALYGPNNADHGWRQPLEPGAEFRTVPVALALAADGGPDGAFAALTRYRRATRRPHPDHRRLPVVFNDYMNCLMGDPTTAKLLPLIDAAAEAGAEYFVIDAGWYDDADGGWWSTVGAWEPSTWRFPGPDGIHEVLHHIRELGMVPGLWLEPEAVGVSSPVAKSLPKEAFFCRAGSRVEEGGGRYHLDLRHPAARAHLDAVVDRLVDEWGVGYLKLDHNTDPGSGTSSHPTEAPAAGLLGHNRAQLDWLDGILDRHPDLVIENCASGGMRMDHALLSRLQLQSTSDQQDLLLYPPIAAAAPTAVTPEQGAVWAYPQPEDTLDEVALTMANALLGRIHLSGRVAELAPEARELVHEAVAVYKSIRADLPEALPVWPLGLPGWEDPWIALGLRAPGGTYVTAWRRPGAEPTASLRLPHLLGSDVRADVLYPASSEAVTLWHPDTADLTLTLPAAPTAVLLHLNSRSQKGS; encoded by the coding sequence ATGCCCGACCCACACGAGACGATCCGCTGGGGCCACCACGCCCTGGAGCTGGAAATCGGCCTGGGCGAGCACGGCACCCCCCGCCTGGTCCGCATCGGCACGCCCGGCGAGAGGGGCACCGACCCGCGCCCCGGCGCACCGCTGCCGCTGGTGGAGGTGACGACCGCAGGCCTCGGCCGCCACTGGTCGGGCCGGCACCTCATCGACACCGCCCTCGGCTCGCGGCTGCGCCACCGCTCCCACCGCGCGACCCGGGACGGCGACTGGCACGTGCTCACCGTCGAGCTCCACGAGCCGGAGACCGGTCTGACGGCCGAGGCGGTCTACCGGTCCCCGGACGGCCTGCCGGTGCTGCGCAGCGAGGTGGTGCTGCGCAACGAGGGGGCGGCGACGCTCCACCTGGAGTCGGTCGGCTCGCTCGTGGCGGGCTGCCTCACCGGGGGTGACCTGGCTGCTCTGGACAGCGCCGACCTGCTGTGGGCGGAGAACGACTGGCTCGCCGAATGCCGTTGGCAGCACAGGCCACTTCGGGTGTCCTCGCCCGCCCGCAACGGCCGCTTCCACTACCTCGCCGGCCGGAATACCCACGTCGTGGCCGGACAGGGCGTGTGGTCCAGCTGCGGTCACCTGCCGATGGGCGGCCTGACGGACCGCGTGTCCGGCCGTACCTGGCTCTGGCAGATCGAACACAACGGCGGAGGCTGGCGCTGGGAGTGTGGTGTCCGCGACGAGACGGCGTACACGGCGTTGTACGGACCCAACAACGCCGACCACGGCTGGCGCCAACCCTTGGAGCCCGGGGCCGAGTTCCGCACCGTGCCCGTGGCCCTCGCGCTCGCCGCGGACGGCGGCCCGGACGGTGCTTTCGCCGCCCTCACCCGCTACCGCCGGGCCACCCGACGCCCGCATCCCGACCACCGTCGGCTGCCGGTCGTCTTCAACGACTACATGAACTGCCTGATGGGCGACCCCACCACGGCCAAGCTGCTGCCCCTGATCGACGCCGCCGCCGAGGCCGGCGCGGAGTACTTCGTCATCGACGCCGGCTGGTACGACGACGCGGACGGCGGCTGGTGGAGCACCGTAGGAGCATGGGAACCCTCCACCTGGCGCTTCCCCGGGCCGGACGGGATTCATGAAGTCCTGCACCACATCCGGGAGTTGGGGATGGTGCCTGGTCTGTGGCTGGAGCCGGAGGCGGTGGGGGTGTCCAGTCCGGTGGCCAAGTCCCTGCCGAAGGAGGCGTTCTTTTGCCGCGCCGGGTCGCGCGTCGAGGAGGGCGGCGGCCGCTACCACCTGGACCTGCGCCATCCCGCCGCCCGCGCCCACCTGGACGCTGTGGTGGACCGCCTGGTCGATGAATGGGGCGTCGGCTACCTCAAGCTCGACCACAACACCGACCCGGGCTCCGGCACCAGCAGCCACCCCACAGAGGCCCCGGCCGCGGGCCTGTTAGGCCACAACCGGGCCCAACTCGACTGGCTCGACGGCATCCTGGACCGGCACCCGGACCTCGTGATCGAGAACTGCGCCTCCGGCGGCATGCGGATGGACCACGCCCTGCTCTCCCGGCTCCAGTTGCAGTCCACCAGCGACCAGCAGGATCTGCTGCTCTACCCGCCCATCGCCGCGGCGGCGCCCACCGCCGTCACGCCCGAACAGGGCGCCGTGTGGGCGTATCCACAGCCCGAGGACACCCTCGACGAGGTCGCCCTCACCATGGCCAACGCGCTCCTCGGCCGCATCCACCTCTCCGGACGGGTCGCCGAACTCGCCCCTGAGGCAAGGGAGTTGGTTCACGAGGCCGTGGCCGTGTACAAGTCCATCCGCGCCGACCTTCCCGAGGCGCTGCCCGTGTGGCCGCTCGGCCTTCCCGGCTGGGAGGACCCGTGGATCGCGCTGGGCCTGCGAGCCCCGGGCGGGACGTACGTCACCGCTTGGCGCCGCCCTGGCGCGGAGCCCACGGCGAGCCTGCGGCTGCCCCATCTGCTCGGCTCCGACGTCCGCGCCGACGTGCTCTACCCGGCCTCCAGCGAGGCCGTCACCCTCTGGCACCCGGACACCGCCGACCTCACCCTGACCCTCCCCGCGGCACCGACCGCCGTCCTGCTACACCTCAACAGCCGGTCTCAAAAGGGGAGTTGA
- a CDS encoding beta-galactosidase: MDLRRLTDRLGGLAFGGDYNPEQWDAEVWKQDDELMRRARVNLATVGVFSWALLEPEEGRYDFGWLDSHLDRLHANGVAVDLATPTASPPPWFTLAHPDALPVGRDGVRLTHGSRDTYCLAAPAYRRAARRIAGALAERYGDHPALALWHVHNEYATLCWCDHTAAAFRVWLRARHGSLDTLNEAWGTAFWSQRYTSWEQILPPRASQWHRNPGQALDFSRYWSDETLAAYREQRDAIRAHSDRPVTTNLMLPSYQNLDLWAFGREVDLVAVDHYPAAPGVDAAADTAFGADRARSFGGGAPWLLMEQGTNTVYAGDRVLGKEPGDILRHTLGHIARGSEGALFFQWRQSRAGAEQWHSAMVPHAGPDSRTFREVTEAGEAVARLGELAGSTVRAEVAVLHDSDAWWAMQFDGLPSAELDYHATLRRAHRALWDAGATVDFAHPEHDLSRYRLILAPALFLLSDAGAENLRRYVATVGTLLVQPFSGVTDERLHSRLGGYPAAALREALGIRVEEYRPLRKDEEVVLSDGSTATSWSESLRTEGAEALAAYTHGMLAGSPALTRHDFGSGHGWYLSTRLDDAGYAALVGRLLTESGAAPELPGLPQGVEAVTRHAPDGRGWQVLLNHRSEAVPLPRSGHDLLTDRPVHQLPPGGCAVLRSN; this comes from the coding sequence ATGGACTTGCGCCGGCTCACCGACCGCCTCGGCGGCCTCGCCTTCGGCGGGGACTACAACCCCGAGCAGTGGGACGCGGAAGTGTGGAAGCAGGACGACGAACTGATGCGTCGGGCGCGGGTCAACCTCGCCACCGTCGGTGTCTTCTCCTGGGCCCTGCTGGAGCCCGAGGAAGGCCGCTACGACTTCGGCTGGCTCGACTCCCACCTCGACCGCCTGCACGCGAACGGGGTCGCCGTCGACCTGGCCACCCCGACCGCCTCCCCGCCCCCCTGGTTCACCCTGGCCCACCCGGACGCCCTGCCGGTCGGCCGCGACGGCGTCCGACTGACCCACGGCAGCCGGGACACCTACTGCCTCGCCGCCCCCGCCTACCGCCGGGCCGCCCGGCGCATCGCCGGCGCACTCGCCGAACGCTACGGCGACCATCCGGCGCTCGCCCTGTGGCACGTACACAATGAGTACGCGACCCTCTGCTGGTGCGATCACACCGCGGCCGCCTTCCGGGTCTGGCTGCGCGCCCGCCACGGCTCGCTCGACACCCTCAACGAGGCCTGGGGGACGGCATTCTGGAGCCAGCGCTACACCTCCTGGGAGCAGATCCTGCCGCCCCGCGCCAGCCAGTGGCACCGCAACCCCGGCCAGGCCCTGGACTTCAGCCGCTACTGGTCCGACGAGACGCTCGCCGCCTACCGCGAGCAGCGCGACGCGATCCGCGCCCACAGCGACCGCCCGGTGACCACCAACCTCATGCTGCCCTCCTACCAGAACCTGGACCTGTGGGCATTCGGCCGCGAGGTCGACCTGGTCGCCGTCGACCACTACCCCGCCGCGCCGGGCGTCGACGCCGCCGCCGACACCGCCTTCGGCGCCGACCGGGCCCGCTCCTTCGGCGGCGGCGCGCCCTGGCTGCTGATGGAGCAGGGCACCAACACCGTCTACGCCGGTGACCGCGTCCTCGGCAAGGAGCCGGGCGACATCCTGCGGCACACCCTCGGCCACATCGCCCGCGGCTCGGAGGGCGCGCTCTTCTTCCAGTGGCGCCAGTCCCGGGCCGGCGCCGAGCAGTGGCACTCGGCGATGGTCCCGCACGCCGGGCCGGACAGCCGCACCTTCCGCGAGGTCACGGAGGCCGGAGAGGCCGTCGCCCGACTCGGTGAACTCGCCGGATCCACCGTCCGGGCGGAGGTCGCCGTCCTGCACGACTCCGACGCCTGGTGGGCGATGCAGTTCGACGGACTCCCCTCGGCCGAACTCGACTACCACGCCACGCTGCGCCGCGCCCACCGGGCGCTGTGGGACGCCGGTGCCACGGTCGACTTCGCCCACCCCGAACACGACCTGAGCCGCTACCGGCTGATCCTCGCTCCGGCCCTGTTCCTGCTCAGCGACGCGGGTGCCGAGAACCTGCGCCGCTACGTCGCCACCGTCGGCACCCTGCTCGTCCAGCCCTTCAGCGGCGTGACCGACGAGCGCCTCCACTCCCGGCTCGGCGGCTACCCGGCCGCAGCGCTGCGGGAGGCGCTGGGCATCCGGGTCGAGGAGTACCGCCCCTTGCGGAAGGACGAGGAGGTCGTCCTCTCCGACGGCTCGACCGCGACCTCCTGGAGCGAGTCCCTGCGCACCGAGGGCGCCGAGGCGCTCGCCGCGTACACCCACGGCATGCTCGCCGGCAGCCCGGCGCTCACCCGCCACGACTTCGGCTCCGGCCACGGCTGGTACCTCTCCACCCGTCTTGACGACGCCGGTTACGCCGCCCTGGTCGGCCGACTGCTCACGGAGTCCGGCGCGGCCCCGGAGTTGCCGGGCCTGCCGCAGGGGGTCGAAGCCGTCACCCGCCACGCCCCGGACGGCCGGGGCTGGCAGGTGCTGCTCAACCACCGCTCCGAGGCCGTACCACTGCCGCGGTCCGGCCACGACCTGCTCACGGACCGGCCCGTACACCAACTGCCGCCCGGCGGCTGCGCGGTACTGCGTTCGAACTGA
- a CDS encoding LacI family DNA-binding transcriptional regulator, translated as MVTLADVARHAGVSSSTVSYALSGKRSISDETRVRIERAITDLGYHPNAGARALAGKRSHIIALVVPLHPEVHVPTMMEIAIAVTVAAREHGYDVLLLTNDEGPEGVRRVAATGLADGVILMDVRLDDDRIPVLRAQEIPAALIGLPDAPAGLSCVDHDFATAGALCADHLADLGHRDIAFIGYSSGVYRRHAGYAERTLKGFRGRAEQRDLRFLHRPCEGTYESTAGTLARILADRPDTTGFVVQNETAIGPLLSLLRASGRTVPEDASVIAICPDPLAEQHSPRLTSVTGPKKDLGQVAVDQVMARIGAAAAGEEPQDQLVLMAPELVVRESTAPAPRRS; from the coding sequence ATGGTGACACTCGCCGATGTGGCCAGGCACGCCGGCGTCTCGTCGAGCACGGTCAGCTACGCCCTCAGTGGCAAGCGATCGATCTCCGACGAGACCAGGGTCCGTATCGAACGGGCCATCACGGACCTCGGCTACCACCCCAACGCGGGTGCCCGAGCTCTGGCCGGCAAGCGTTCGCACATCATCGCGTTGGTGGTGCCGCTCCACCCCGAGGTCCACGTGCCCACGATGATGGAGATCGCCATCGCCGTCACCGTGGCCGCCCGCGAACACGGCTACGACGTCCTGCTGCTCACCAACGACGAAGGACCCGAAGGGGTCCGCCGGGTCGCCGCCACCGGACTGGCGGACGGAGTCATCCTGATGGACGTCCGGCTGGACGACGACCGCATCCCGGTCCTGCGGGCCCAGGAGATCCCGGCCGCACTCATCGGCCTGCCCGACGCCCCAGCCGGACTCTCGTGCGTCGACCACGACTTCGCCACTGCGGGCGCGCTCTGCGCCGACCACCTGGCCGACCTCGGTCACCGCGACATCGCCTTCATCGGCTACAGCAGCGGCGTCTACCGCAGGCACGCCGGCTACGCCGAGCGCACCCTGAAGGGCTTCCGCGGCCGCGCCGAGCAGCGGGACCTGCGCTTCCTCCACCGCCCCTGCGAGGGTACCTACGAGAGCACGGCCGGCACCCTGGCCCGCATCCTCGCGGACCGGCCGGACACCACCGGGTTCGTCGTGCAGAACGAGACCGCGATCGGCCCGCTGCTCAGCCTGCTGCGCGCCAGCGGACGGACCGTGCCGGAGGACGCCTCCGTCATTGCCATCTGCCCCGATCCGCTCGCGGAGCAGCACTCGCCCCGGCTCACCTCCGTGACCGGTCCGAAGAAGGACCTCGGGCAGGTCGCCGTCGATCAGGTCATGGCAAGGATCGGCGCGGCCGCCGCAGGCGAGGAGCCGCAGGACCAACTCGTCCTGATGGCACCGGAACTGGTGGTCCGCGAAAGCACCGCACCGGCTCCGCGCCGCAGTTGA
- a CDS encoding carbohydrate ABC transporter permease, whose protein sequence is MTTTLTIASRRAKREATAASRRRARSARPPWEEPPTAVGQAAKGLTLGGTLAVILGPLWIIVLTSFSTPGAVNRAGGLVIWPDGLTTETYRQMLSDPTVRTALLVSLGITVVGTAISMAVSILCAYGLSRPRSLGHRFVLMLLIVTMFVSGGLIPSFLVVNGLGGYGQWWALILPSAVSVFNILVLRAFYQQTSAELIDAARIDGAGDWRILWSVVLPTSRAVTAVTALFYAVGYWNSFFNVMLYMPTDSQKWPLQYVLLTYVNRGNGLPGSVNSGFGSTHAQTAPLSLQMAVVVLTLVPLVIVYPFVQKHLRTGVLTGAIKG, encoded by the coding sequence ATGACCACCACACTCACCATCGCGTCCCGCAGAGCCAAGCGCGAGGCCACGGCCGCCTCCCGCCGCAGGGCACGGAGCGCCCGCCCGCCCTGGGAGGAGCCGCCGACCGCCGTCGGCCAGGCCGCCAAGGGACTCACGCTCGGCGGGACGCTCGCCGTCATTCTGGGCCCGCTCTGGATCATCGTGCTGACCAGCTTCTCCACGCCCGGCGCCGTCAACCGGGCCGGCGGTCTGGTGATCTGGCCGGACGGCCTGACCACCGAGACCTACCGTCAGATGCTCAGCGACCCGACCGTCCGCACCGCACTCCTTGTGAGCCTCGGCATCACCGTGGTCGGTACCGCGATCTCCATGGCCGTCTCGATCCTGTGCGCCTACGGGCTCTCGCGGCCCCGGTCGCTCGGGCACCGCTTCGTCCTGATGCTGCTGATCGTCACGATGTTCGTCAGCGGCGGCCTGATCCCGAGCTTCCTGGTGGTCAATGGGCTCGGCGGCTACGGCCAGTGGTGGGCGCTGATCCTGCCGAGCGCGGTCTCCGTCTTCAACATCCTGGTGCTGCGCGCCTTCTACCAGCAGACCTCGGCCGAACTTATCGACGCCGCCCGGATAGACGGCGCCGGGGACTGGCGCATCCTGTGGTCCGTCGTCCTGCCCACCTCACGCGCCGTCACCGCGGTGACCGCGCTCTTCTACGCCGTGGGCTACTGGAACTCGTTCTTCAACGTCATGCTCTACATGCCGACGGACAGTCAGAAATGGCCGCTTCAGTACGTGTTGCTCACATATGTCAACCGGGGCAACGGTCTGCCCGGTTCCGTCAACTCGGGCTTCGGGAGCACCCACGCGCAGACCGCACCGCTGTCGCTACAGATGGCGGTCGTGGTCCTCACCCTGGTACCACTGGTGATCGTGTACCCGTTCGTGCAGAAGCACTTGCGCACCGGCGTTCTCACCGGCGCGATCAAGGGCTGA